Proteins encoded in a region of the Agromyces protaetiae genome:
- the yajC gene encoding preprotein translocase subunit YajC: MVFDPFTIIMLAILAVLIFFMFRNSRKRQADARELQSKVVPGATVMTNFGMFGTITSMDEEENKVELEIAPGTVVTVHRQVVARVVDEVQPGGESVVADTVPDELTAEPEFGQRLDDAPADEQPDTKKKSDD, encoded by the coding sequence ATGGTTTTCGATCCGTTCACTATTATCATGCTCGCCATCCTGGCGGTGCTGATCTTCTTCATGTTCCGCAACTCGCGGAAGCGCCAAGCCGACGCACGTGAGCTCCAGTCGAAGGTGGTTCCCGGAGCCACGGTCATGACCAACTTCGGCATGTTCGGCACGATCACCTCGATGGACGAAGAAGAGAACAAGGTCGAACTCGAGATCGCCCCGGGCACCGTGGTCACCGTGCACCGCCAGGTCGTCGCCCGGGTGGTCGACGAGGTCCAGCCCGGGGGCGAGTCGGTCGTCGCCGACACGGTGCCCGACGAGCTCACCGCAGAGCCCGAGTTCGGACAGCGTCTCGACGACGCCCCGGCCGACGAGCAGCCCGACACCAAGAAGAAGTCGGACGACTAG
- a CDS encoding YebC/PmpR family DNA-binding transcriptional regulator, whose protein sequence is MSGHSKWATTKHKKAVIDARRAKSFAKLIKNIEVAAKMGGADLAGNPTLYDAVQKAKKTSVPNDNIDRAIKRGAGIGGEAVEYQSITYEAYGPSGVAMMIEVLTDNKNRAAAEVRTGLNRNNGTLADPGSVAYNFSRKGVIVVSGEGTTEDDVMMAALEAGAEEIEPHAQGFEVITDPSDMVAVRVALQEAGLDYESADVEFVPNLKVEVDADTARKVFRLIDALEDSDDVQNVYSNFDLSAEVQAELEAED, encoded by the coding sequence ATGTCCGGGCATTCCAAGTGGGCGACGACCAAGCACAAGAAGGCCGTCATCGACGCACGGCGCGCCAAGTCGTTCGCCAAGCTGATCAAGAACATCGAGGTCGCCGCAAAGATGGGCGGCGCCGACCTGGCCGGCAACCCGACGCTCTACGACGCGGTGCAGAAGGCCAAGAAGACGTCGGTGCCGAACGACAACATCGATCGCGCGATCAAGCGCGGTGCGGGCATCGGCGGCGAGGCCGTCGAGTACCAGAGCATCACGTACGAGGCGTACGGCCCGTCGGGCGTCGCGATGATGATCGAGGTGCTCACCGACAACAAGAACCGGGCCGCCGCAGAGGTGCGCACCGGCCTGAACCGCAACAACGGCACGCTCGCCGACCCCGGTTCGGTGGCCTACAACTTCTCGCGCAAGGGCGTCATCGTGGTCTCAGGCGAGGGGACGACCGAAGACGACGTGATGATGGCCGCGCTCGAGGCGGGCGCCGAAGAGATCGAGCCGCACGCGCAGGGCTTCGAGGTCATCACCGACCCGTCCGACATGGTCGCGGTGCGCGTCGCGCTGCAAGAGGCGGGGCTCGACTACGAGTCGGCCGACGTCGAGTTCGTGCCGAACCTCAAGGTCGAGGTCGACGCCGACACCGCGCGCAAGGTGTTCCGGCTCATCGACGCGCTCGAAGACAGCGACGACGTGCAGAACGTGTACAGCAACTTCGACCTCAGCGCCGAGGTGCAGGCCGAGCTCGAGGCCGAGGACTAG
- the ruvA gene encoding Holliday junction branch migration protein RuvA has translation MISSLRGRVLQAAGGSVVLEVGGVGFFVNTTPALALASREGEEAALHTSLIVREDALTLFGFAGRDELEVFEILIGVTGVGPKSALGVLSALSPEQIAQAVEREDDAAFRKVSGIGPKTAKLIVVSLAGKVRSTGRTAAAPAGAVVTGSVADSVLAALTGLGWTERVASDAVEETMAAASDADAASVPALLRLTLARLGPAQQSGRSR, from the coding sequence GTGATCTCCTCCCTCCGTGGCCGGGTGCTCCAGGCAGCCGGCGGCTCCGTCGTCCTCGAGGTCGGGGGCGTCGGCTTCTTCGTCAACACGACCCCGGCCCTCGCGCTCGCCAGTCGTGAAGGTGAAGAGGCCGCGCTGCACACCTCGCTCATCGTCCGTGAAGACGCCCTGACCCTGTTCGGGTTCGCGGGTCGCGACGAGCTCGAGGTCTTCGAGATCCTCATCGGGGTCACGGGCGTCGGTCCCAAGTCCGCGCTCGGGGTGCTCTCGGCGCTCTCGCCCGAACAGATCGCACAGGCGGTCGAGCGTGAAGACGACGCGGCGTTCCGCAAGGTCAGCGGCATCGGCCCGAAGACGGCGAAGCTCATCGTCGTGTCGCTCGCCGGCAAGGTGCGCTCGACGGGCCGCACCGCGGCCGCCCCGGCGGGCGCCGTCGTCACGGGGAGCGTCGCCGACAGCGTGCTCGCCGCGCTGACCGGCCTCGGCTGGACCGAGCGGGTCGCTTCCGATGCGGTCGAGGAGACGATGGCCGCGGCGTCCGACGCCGATGCGGCATCGGTGCCCGCGCTGCTCAGGCTCACCCTGGCGCGGCTCGGCCCCGCACAGCAGAGTGGCAGGTCGCGATGA
- the ruvC gene encoding crossover junction endodeoxyribonuclease RuvC — MRVLGVDPGLTRCGVGVVDVEPNRSARLVDVVVLRSSTDLSIERRLARIAEGLEAIFEEHRPQAVALERVFARSDVSTIMGTAQISGVAMLIAARRALPVALHTPSEVKAAITGYGRADKKQVGAMIARILGLDAVPKPADAADALALAVCHAWRVGGVVGQAVTDASSTRRPDEDSAGLTPAQRAWRAAERSAAVSGAARRLKA; from the coding sequence GTGCGCGTGCTCGGCGTCGATCCCGGGCTGACCCGGTGCGGCGTCGGCGTGGTCGACGTGGAGCCGAATCGCAGCGCGCGGCTCGTCGACGTCGTGGTGCTGCGCTCGTCCACCGACCTCTCCATCGAGCGTCGGCTGGCGCGGATCGCCGAGGGACTCGAGGCGATCTTCGAGGAGCACCGGCCGCAGGCGGTCGCACTCGAGCGCGTCTTCGCCAGGAGCGACGTCTCGACGATCATGGGCACCGCCCAGATCTCGGGCGTCGCGATGCTGATCGCCGCCCGGCGTGCGCTGCCGGTCGCGCTGCACACGCCGAGTGAGGTCAAGGCGGCGATCACCGGGTACGGCCGGGCCGACAAGAAGCAGGTGGGCGCCATGATCGCTCGGATCCTCGGCCTCGACGCGGTGCCGAAGCCCGCGGACGCCGCGGACGCCCTCGCGCTCGCGGTCTGCCATGCGTGGCGGGTCGGCGGGGTGGTCGGCCAGGCGGTGACGGATGCCTCGTCGACGCGCCGTCCAGACGAAGACTCGGCGGGGCTCACGCCGGCGCAGCGCGCGTGGCGCGCCGCCGAACGCTCCGCGGCGGTGTCGGGGGCCGCACGTAGGCTGAAGGCGTGA
- the ruvB gene encoding Holliday junction branch migration DNA helicase RuvB, with product MTDRDEDLTDPELANEAELAFEGALRPKSLQEFVGQSRVRGQLQLLLTAATLQQRTPDHILLAGPPGLGKTTLAMIVAHESGRPLRMSSGPAIQHAGDLAAILSSLVPGEVLFIDEIHRMARSAEEMLYLAMEDFRIDIMVGKGAGATSVPLDLAPFTLVGATTRSGLLPNPLRDRFGFTAHLEFYDEAELEQVLARAATMLGLRIDRAAVAEIAGRCRGTPRIANRLLRRVRDYALVHAASDSGRPGTGADLDAVKAALELYDVDELGLDRLDRAVMQTLLTRFGGGPVGLNTLAVSTGEEAETIEAVVEPFLVRIGLITRTPRGRVATPAAWRHFGLTNQTVESSTALPLDDL from the coding sequence ATGACCGACCGCGACGAGGACCTCACCGATCCCGAGCTGGCGAACGAGGCCGAGCTCGCGTTCGAGGGGGCGCTGCGTCCGAAGAGCCTGCAGGAGTTCGTCGGGCAGAGCCGCGTGCGCGGGCAGCTGCAGCTGTTGCTCACGGCTGCGACGCTGCAGCAGCGCACGCCCGATCACATCCTCCTCGCCGGTCCTCCCGGGCTCGGCAAGACCACGCTCGCCATGATCGTCGCGCACGAGAGCGGCCGGCCGCTGCGCATGTCGAGCGGCCCGGCGATCCAGCACGCCGGAGATCTCGCCGCGATCCTGAGTTCGCTCGTGCCCGGCGAGGTGCTCTTCATCGACGAGATCCACCGCATGGCGCGGTCGGCCGAAGAGATGCTGTACCTCGCGATGGAGGACTTCCGCATCGACATCATGGTCGGCAAGGGCGCGGGTGCCACATCGGTCCCGCTCGACCTCGCGCCCTTCACGCTGGTCGGTGCGACGACTCGTTCCGGGTTGCTGCCCAATCCGCTCCGCGACCGGTTCGGGTTCACCGCGCACCTCGAGTTCTACGACGAGGCTGAGCTCGAGCAGGTGCTCGCCCGTGCCGCGACCATGCTCGGGCTCCGCATCGACCGGGCGGCGGTGGCCGAGATCGCCGGCCGGTGCCGCGGAACGCCGCGGATCGCGAACCGGCTGCTCCGCCGCGTCCGCGACTACGCGCTCGTGCACGCCGCATCGGATTCCGGGCGGCCGGGCACCGGCGCCGACCTCGACGCCGTCAAGGCGGCGCTCGAGCTCTACGACGTCGACGAGCTCGGGCTCGACCGCCTCGACCGCGCCGTCATGCAGACGCTGCTTACCCGGTTCGGTGGCGGGCCGGTGGGGCTCAACACGCTCGCGGTCTCGACCGGCGAGGAGGCCGAGACGATCGAGGCCGTGGTCGAGCCGTTCCTCGTCCGCATCGGGCTCATCACGCGGACTCCGCGGGGCCGGGTGGCGACGCCCGCGGCCTGGCGGCACTTCGGTCTCACGAACCAGACTGTGGAGAGTTCAACGGCGCTTCCGCTTGATGATCTATAA
- the secD gene encoding protein translocase subunit SecD — protein MAAPSKRSSRPAPVRKAWRSLTWLGVIIVGLFAVNAAGVIWGGGSWTPKLALDLEGGTQIILAPQLEDGQSASQEQLDQAVSIIRQRVDASGVAEAEINTEGNNVVVRIPGELDDQTRARIESSAKLELRPVLLAGAATTQQIDPTESPDAADPAEGLETEPTVEPTDGSDLNWVTPALQAEYDAFDCAALDETETNVAPAAEPLVTCDQSRTAKYLLGPVEVSGENIVDATNGMVQTSTGGQTGQWAVNIVFDGTGTEDFAAVSTRLYGLQGQTPRDQFAFVLDGAVLSAPSMNGVITDGRPQITGQFTQESSKALADQLKFGALPISFTVQSSDTISPTLGTSQLQSGLVAGLIGLILVVVYTLFQYRALASVTIASLIIAGIITYLMITILSWREGYRLSLAGIAGLIVAIGFTADSFIIYFERVRDELRDGRLLVGAVEAGWKRAFRTILASKGVNLLAAVVLFILAVGSVKGFAYTLGLTTIIDVIVVILFTHPMLQLLAQTKFFSSGNSWSGLDPTALGAVYRGRAEFRAPVAAGKKTAASQREAQKRQTIAERKAGVGVGARSDESVAVSDEGKES, from the coding sequence GTGGCTGCACCATCCAAGCGGTCCTCCCGCCCCGCGCCGGTCCGCAAGGCCTGGCGATCCCTCACCTGGCTCGGCGTGATCATCGTCGGCCTGTTCGCGGTGAACGCCGCTGGCGTGATCTGGGGCGGCGGGTCCTGGACGCCGAAGCTCGCGCTCGACCTCGAGGGCGGCACGCAGATCATCCTCGCGCCGCAGCTCGAAGACGGACAGAGCGCCTCCCAGGAGCAGCTCGATCAGGCCGTCTCGATCATCCGCCAGCGCGTCGACGCCTCCGGCGTCGCCGAGGCCGAGATCAACACCGAGGGCAACAACGTCGTGGTCCGCATCCCGGGCGAGCTCGACGACCAGACCCGGGCCCGCATCGAATCCTCGGCCAAGCTCGAGCTTCGGCCCGTGCTCCTCGCCGGCGCCGCGACGACGCAGCAGATCGACCCGACGGAGTCGCCCGACGCCGCCGATCCGGCCGAGGGCCTCGAGACCGAGCCGACGGTGGAGCCGACCGACGGCAGCGACCTGAACTGGGTCACGCCGGCCCTCCAGGCCGAGTACGACGCGTTCGACTGCGCCGCACTCGACGAGACCGAGACGAACGTCGCGCCGGCCGCCGAGCCGCTCGTGACCTGCGACCAGTCGCGCACGGCGAAGTACCTGCTGGGCCCGGTCGAGGTCTCGGGCGAGAACATCGTCGACGCGACCAACGGCATGGTGCAGACGAGCACGGGTGGCCAGACCGGTCAGTGGGCCGTCAACATCGTGTTCGACGGCACGGGCACCGAAGACTTCGCGGCGGTCTCGACGCGACTGTACGGGCTGCAGGGCCAGACCCCGCGCGACCAGTTCGCCTTCGTGCTCGACGGTGCGGTGCTGTCGGCGCCGTCGATGAACGGCGTGATCACCGACGGTCGTCCGCAGATCACCGGCCAGTTCACCCAGGAGTCCTCCAAGGCCCTCGCCGATCAGCTGAAGTTCGGCGCGCTGCCGATCAGCTTCACGGTGCAGTCGTCCGACACGATCTCGCCCACGCTCGGCACGTCGCAGCTGCAGTCGGGCCTCGTGGCGGGTCTGATCGGTCTGATCCTGGTCGTGGTCTACACGCTCTTCCAATATCGAGCTTTGGCGTCGGTGACCATCGCATCGCTGATCATCGCCGGCATCATCACGTATCTGATGATCACGATCCTGTCGTGGCGCGAGGGCTATCGATTGTCGCTGGCCGGTATCGCGGGTCTGATCGTCGCGATCGGCTTCACGGCCGACTCGTTCATCATCTACTTCGAACGTGTGCGCGACGAGTTGCGTGACGGCCGCCTGCTGGTCGGCGCGGTCGAGGCGGGCTGGAAGCGGGCGTTCCGCACGATCCTCGCCTCGAAGGGCGTGAACCTGCTCGCCGCGGTCGTGCTGTTCATCCTCGCGGTCGGCAGCGTGAAGGGCTTCGCCTACACGCTCGGTCTGACCACGATCATCGACGTCATCGTCGTGATCCTGTTCACGCACCCGATGCTGCAGCTGCTCGCGCAGACCAAGTTCTTCTCGTCGGGCAACTCGTGGTCTGGGCTCGACCCGACCGCATTGGGAGCCGTCTATCGCGGTCGCGCCGAGTTCCGCGCACCCGTCGCTGCGGGCAAGAAGACGGCGGCGAGCCAGCGGGAAGCGCAGAAGCGGCAGACGATCGCGGAGCGGAAGGCCGGCGTCGGCGTCGGTGCCCGCTCTGACGAGAGCGTTGCCGTCTCCGACGAAGGCAAGGAGTCCTGA
- a CDS encoding DUF1697 domain-containing protein, which translates to MTGYVALLRGVNVGGVTIKSGELREVFEELGFDAVRTVLASGNVRFEASVKDDAALKRRIEAALGDRFGYDAWIVLVTRDALERVVDGFPFDEHDATRQPYVVFASKPEVIDELVEAAGDLDPDADPIRPGDSVLYWNPVKGTTLHTPFGKMLGKPRFAPTTTNRNLRTLHKILG; encoded by the coding sequence ATGACCGGGTATGTTGCGCTGTTGCGCGGGGTGAACGTCGGGGGCGTGACGATCAAGAGCGGCGAGCTGCGTGAGGTGTTCGAGGAGCTCGGGTTCGACGCGGTGCGCACGGTGCTCGCGAGTGGGAATGTGCGGTTCGAGGCATCCGTGAAGGATGACGCAGCGCTCAAGCGCCGTATCGAAGCCGCGCTGGGTGACCGGTTCGGGTACGACGCGTGGATCGTGCTCGTGACGCGCGATGCGCTCGAGCGGGTCGTCGATGGGTTCCCGTTCGACGAGCACGACGCGACGCGTCAGCCGTACGTGGTGTTCGCCTCGAAGCCCGAGGTGATCGACGAACTCGTCGAGGCCGCGGGCGACCTCGACCCCGATGCCGACCCGATCCGCCCCGGGGACTCGGTGCTCTATTGGAACCCGGTGAAGGGCACCACCCTGCACACACCGTTCGGCAAGATGCTCGGCAAGCCGCGCTTCGCGCCGACGACGACCAACCGCAATCTGCGCACGCTGCACAAGATCCTCGGCTGA
- the pdxT gene encoding pyridoxal 5'-phosphate synthase glutaminase subunit PdxT, whose translation MTNAVTLRGESLGRADAPGGGPRVGVLALQGDFREHARVLSSLGAEVELIRRPEELAVIDGLVIPGGESTVMDKLSRAYGLAEPLRAAIGAGLPVYGTCAGLIMLADTLLDAIEGQRTFGGLDVVVRRNAFGSQNQSFETDLDVPALGADPVHAAFIRGPVVESVGERATPLASLADGRVVAVEQGDLLGTSFHPEITGEHRFHAYFLEKVRARVGA comes from the coding sequence GTGACGAACGCGGTGACGCTCCGAGGCGAGTCGCTCGGGCGGGCGGATGCTCCGGGCGGAGGTCCGCGCGTCGGCGTGCTCGCCCTCCAGGGCGACTTCCGTGAGCACGCGCGCGTGCTGAGCTCGCTCGGCGCCGAAGTCGAGCTGATCCGGCGGCCGGAGGAGCTCGCCGTGATCGACGGGCTCGTGATCCCCGGCGGCGAATCGACCGTCATGGACAAGCTGTCGCGGGCGTACGGGCTCGCCGAACCGCTTCGCGCCGCGATCGGCGCGGGCCTGCCGGTCTACGGCACGTGTGCCGGGCTCATCATGCTGGCCGACACGCTGCTCGACGCGATCGAAGGCCAGCGCACCTTCGGCGGCCTCGATGTCGTCGTCCGGCGCAACGCGTTCGGCTCGCAGAACCAGTCGTTCGAGACCGACCTCGACGTGCCGGCGCTCGGTGCCGACCCCGTGCACGCGGCGTTCATCCGCGGACCGGTCGTCGAGTCGGTGGGGGAGCGGGCGACGCCCCTCGCCTCGCTCGCCGACGGCCGCGTCGTCGCGGTCGAGCAGGGCGACCTGCTCGGCACGAGCTTCCACCCCGAGATCACGGGCGAGCACCGCTTCCACGCCTACTTCCTCGAGAAGGTGCGAGCGCGCGTCGGCGCGTAG
- the pdxS gene encoding pyridoxal 5'-phosphate synthase lyase subunit PdxS: MSIAETGSSRVKRGLAEMLKGGVIMDVVTAEQARIAEDAGAVAVMALERVPADIRAQGGVARMSDPDLIEAIIAEVSIPVMAKARIGHFVEAQVLQALDVDYIDESEVLSPADYVNHIDKWAFNTPFVCGATNLGEALRRINEGAAMIRSKGEAGTGDVSEATKHIRKISSEINQLKSMTKDELYVAAKELQAPYELVAEVAETGKLPVVLFVAGGVATPADAAMMMQLGADGVFVGSGIFKSGNPAERAAAIVKATTFYDDASVIAEVSRGLGEAMVGINVADLAAPHRLAERGW; encoded by the coding sequence ATGAGCATTGCCGAGACTGGTTCGAGCCGCGTCAAGCGGGGCCTCGCCGAGATGCTGAAGGGCGGCGTCATCATGGATGTCGTCACCGCCGAGCAGGCGCGCATCGCCGAGGACGCCGGTGCGGTCGCGGTCATGGCGCTCGAGCGGGTGCCGGCCGACATCCGCGCACAGGGCGGCGTCGCGCGCATGAGCGACCCCGATCTCATCGAGGCGATCATCGCCGAGGTCTCGATCCCCGTCATGGCGAAGGCCCGCATCGGGCACTTCGTCGAGGCGCAGGTGCTGCAGGCGCTCGACGTCGACTACATCGACGAGTCCGAGGTGCTCTCGCCGGCCGACTACGTCAACCACATCGACAAGTGGGCGTTCAACACGCCGTTCGTCTGCGGGGCGACGAACCTCGGCGAGGCGCTCCGGCGCATCAACGAGGGCGCGGCGATGATCCGCTCGAAGGGCGAGGCCGGCACGGGGGACGTGTCGGAGGCGACCAAGCACATCCGCAAGATCAGCTCGGAGATCAACCAGCTGAAGTCGATGACCAAGGACGAGCTCTACGTCGCCGCGAAGGAGCTCCAGGCCCCGTACGAGCTCGTCGCCGAGGTCGCCGAGACCGGCAAGCTGCCCGTCGTGCTCTTCGTCGCCGGCGGCGTCGCGACGCCGGCCGACGCCGCCATGATGATGCAGCTCGGTGCCGACGGCGTGTTCGTCGGCTCGGGCATCTTCAAGTCGGGCAACCCGGCCGAGCGCGCGGCCGCGATCGTCAAGGCGACGACGTTCTACGACGACGCGTCCGTGATCGCCGAGGTCTCGCGCGGTCTCGGCGAGGCGATGGTCGGCATCAACGTCGCCGACCTCGCGGCGCCGCACCGGCTGGCCGAGCGCGGCTGGTGA